A region from the Mycobacterium heidelbergense genome encodes:
- the glgX gene encoding glycogen debranching protein GlgX, which yields MGPETGSVTGSATPDAARPQPRLATVWPGNPYPLGASYDGAGTNFSLFSEIAETVELCLIDDDGSESRIPLEEVDGYVWHAYLPNITPGQRYGFRVHGPFDPAAGHRCDPSKLLLDPYGKAFHGDFDFGQALYSYDLEAVMGRDPNGPNANGADPGIPPLVDSLGHTMTSVVSNPFFDWGSDRAPLTPYHETVIYEAHVKGMTRTHPGIPAELRGTYAGLAHPVVVDHLKSLGVTAIELMPVHQFMHDARLLDLGLRNYWGYNTFGFFAPHNQYAANRKASVAEFKSMVRSFHEAGIEVILDVVYNHTAEGNHLGPTINFRGIDNAAYYRLVDDDLRLYKDFTGTGNSLNARHPHVLQLIMDSLRYWVTEMHVDGFRFDLAATLARELHDVDRLSAFFDLVQQDPVVSQVKLIAEPWDVGEGGYQVGNFPGLWTEWNGKYRDTVRDYWRGEPATLGEFASRLTGSSDLYEATGRRPSASINFVTAHDGFTLNDLVSYNEKHNEANGEDNRDGESHNRSWNCGVEGPTDDPDILALRYRQMRNFWATLMLSQGTPMIAHGDEIGRTQNGNNNVYCQDSELSWMDWSLVDKNSDLLAFARKASTLRKNHPAFRRRRFFDGEPIRSGDEVRDIAWLTPGGREMTHDDWGKSFHKCVAVFLNGDAITAPNARGERVVDDSFLLCFNAHEHDMEFVMPSGDYAREWTVELDTNHPAGDADRVVNADETVSLPSRSLLVLRKTL from the coding sequence ATGGGCCCCGAAACTGGCTCCGTGACTGGATCTGCCACGCCCGATGCCGCCAGGCCCCAGCCCCGGCTGGCCACCGTGTGGCCGGGGAACCCCTACCCGCTCGGTGCCAGCTATGACGGCGCGGGCACTAACTTTTCGCTGTTCTCCGAGATCGCCGAGACGGTCGAGTTGTGTCTGATCGACGACGACGGCAGCGAATCGCGGATCCCCCTGGAAGAGGTCGACGGATACGTCTGGCATGCCTATCTGCCGAACATCACCCCGGGGCAGCGCTACGGGTTTCGCGTCCACGGTCCCTTCGATCCGGCGGCCGGCCACCGGTGCGACCCGAGCAAGCTGCTGCTGGATCCGTACGGGAAGGCCTTCCACGGCGACTTCGACTTCGGCCAGGCGCTGTACTCCTACGACCTCGAGGCCGTGATGGGACGGGACCCGAACGGCCCCAACGCCAATGGGGCCGACCCCGGGATCCCGCCACTGGTGGACTCGCTCGGTCACACCATGACCAGCGTGGTGAGCAACCCGTTCTTCGACTGGGGTTCCGACCGCGCGCCGCTCACCCCGTACCACGAGACCGTCATCTACGAGGCTCACGTCAAGGGCATGACGCGGACCCATCCCGGCATCCCCGCGGAGCTTCGGGGCACCTACGCCGGGCTGGCCCACCCGGTGGTCGTCGATCACCTCAAGTCGCTCGGCGTGACCGCCATCGAACTCATGCCGGTTCACCAGTTCATGCACGACGCCCGGCTGCTCGACCTTGGGCTGCGAAATTACTGGGGCTACAACACCTTTGGTTTCTTCGCCCCGCACAACCAGTACGCGGCCAACCGCAAGGCCAGCGTCGCCGAGTTCAAATCCATGGTGCGCAGCTTCCACGAGGCCGGCATCGAGGTCATCCTCGACGTGGTGTACAACCACACCGCCGAGGGCAACCACCTCGGGCCGACGATCAACTTCCGCGGCATCGACAACGCCGCCTACTACCGGCTCGTCGACGACGATCTGCGGCTATACAAGGATTTCACCGGCACCGGTAACAGCCTCAACGCCCGCCACCCGCACGTGCTGCAGCTGATCATGGACTCGCTGCGCTACTGGGTGACCGAGATGCACGTCGACGGGTTCCGCTTCGATCTGGCCGCCACGCTGGCGCGCGAGCTGCACGACGTCGACCGGCTGAGCGCGTTTTTCGACCTGGTGCAGCAGGACCCGGTGGTCAGCCAGGTCAAGCTGATCGCCGAGCCGTGGGACGTCGGCGAGGGCGGCTACCAGGTCGGCAATTTCCCGGGTTTGTGGACCGAATGGAACGGGAAGTACCGCGATACCGTGCGTGACTACTGGCGGGGCGAGCCCGCGACCCTGGGCGAGTTCGCGTCCCGGCTGACCGGGTCGTCGGACCTGTACGAGGCGACCGGCCGCCGGCCCAGCGCCAGCATCAACTTCGTCACGGCGCACGACGGGTTCACGCTCAACGACCTGGTGTCCTACAACGAAAAACACAACGAGGCCAACGGCGAAGACAATCGGGACGGGGAAAGCCACAACCGATCGTGGAACTGTGGCGTCGAGGGCCCCACCGACGACCCCGACATCCTGGCGCTGCGGTATCGCCAAATGCGCAACTTCTGGGCCACCCTGATGCTCAGCCAGGGCACGCCGATGATCGCCCACGGCGACGAGATCGGGCGCACCCAGAACGGCAACAACAACGTCTACTGCCAGGACTCCGAATTGTCTTGGATGGACTGGTCATTGGTCGACAAGAATTCGGACCTGCTGGCGTTCGCCCGCAAGGCGTCGACCTTGCGCAAGAACCATCCGGCGTTTCGCCGCCGCCGGTTCTTCGACGGCGAGCCGATCCGAAGCGGCGACGAGGTGCGCGATATCGCCTGGTTGACGCCCGGCGGCCGGGAGATGACGCACGACGACTGGGGCAAAAGCTTTCACAAGTGTGTGGCGGTGTTTCTCAACGGCGACGCGATCACCGCACCCAATGCCCGCGGTGAGCGGGTGGTCGACGACTCGTTCCTGTTGTGCTTCAACGCCCACGAGCACGACATGGAGTTCGTCATGCCGTCCGGCGACTATGCCCGGGAGTGGACCGTGGAGCTGGACACCAACCATCCCGCCGGTGACGCCGACCGGGTGGTGAACGCCGACGAGACGGTTTCGCTGCCCTCGCGTTCGCTACTGGTGCTGCGCAAGACCTTGTGA
- the treY gene encoding malto-oligosyltrehalose synthase, whose protein sequence is MALPVLSTYRLQLRGESSGFGFTFADAENLLDYLDGLGVTHLYLSPVMTAASGSAHGYDVTDPTTVAPELGGAEGLARLSAAARERGMGLVVDVVPNHVGIDKPEQNPWWWEVLRHGRASPYAAFFDIDWDLDADGRIVLPVLDSDEDVADLKVDGDRLRLGGLALPIASGTGEGTGPEVHDRQHYRLVGWRNGACGYRRFFSITSLAGLRQEDPAVFDASHAVLARWFREGLVDGVRIDHPDGLSDPCGYLARLRELVGPEAWIVIEKILAVDEALEPTLPVAGSTGYDALRQVGGVFVDPAGEPALTALAGSAGADYQVMLADLKVRAATRTLASELARLRRAVAAAAGTDHPLLPEAIAALLTHVGVYRCDYPGLSATLPTTFAETQAAAPQLGPALQVLAAALARGGEPATRLQQLCGAVTAKAVEDCLFYRDARLVSLNEVGGDPRRFGVGLAEFHHSAATRARRWPHTMTTLTTHDTKRGEDVRARIGVLSQVPSLWTEFLARWEARAPSPDPATGRFLWQNIFGVWPVGGQVTGELRDRLHAYAEKAIREAEWHTSWRDPDAAFEGAVHRWLDTVLDGPVAGQLTELVAQLNPHAASDALGQKLLALTVPGIPDVYQGTELWDDSLVDPDNRRAVDYPARRAALKELQHTKIRVVTTALRVRRSHPETFLRGGYIPVLADGDASDHVVAFRRGEDILVAVTRWTVRLADTGWGNTVVPLPEGSWTDALSGAMASGPTSAAELFADLPVVLLERQRD, encoded by the coding sequence ATGGCCTTACCCGTCCTCTCCACTTACCGGCTGCAGCTGCGCGGTGAGTCGAGCGGATTCGGCTTCACCTTCGCCGACGCGGAGAACCTGCTGGACTACCTCGACGGCCTCGGGGTGACGCACCTTTACCTCTCGCCGGTCATGACCGCGGCCTCCGGGTCCGCCCACGGGTACGACGTCACCGACCCGACGACGGTCGCGCCGGAGCTGGGCGGTGCCGAAGGCCTGGCGCGATTGTCCGCGGCGGCCCGCGAGCGCGGCATGGGCCTGGTCGTCGACGTCGTTCCCAACCACGTCGGCATCGACAAGCCGGAGCAGAACCCGTGGTGGTGGGAGGTACTGCGGCACGGCCGGGCCTCGCCGTACGCGGCATTCTTCGACATCGACTGGGACCTTGACGCCGACGGCCGAATCGTACTGCCCGTCTTGGACTCCGACGAGGACGTGGCCGACCTGAAAGTCGACGGCGACCGGCTGCGGCTGGGCGGTCTGGCGCTGCCCATCGCTTCGGGCACCGGCGAGGGCACCGGCCCGGAGGTGCACGATCGCCAGCACTACCGGCTGGTGGGCTGGCGCAACGGGGCCTGCGGGTATCGCCGCTTCTTCTCGATCACGTCGCTGGCCGGGCTGCGCCAGGAAGACCCCGCGGTCTTCGACGCCAGCCACGCCGTCCTCGCCCGCTGGTTTCGCGAGGGACTCGTCGACGGCGTACGCATCGACCACCCCGACGGATTGTCCGATCCCTGCGGCTATTTGGCGCGGCTGCGGGAATTGGTCGGCCCGGAGGCGTGGATCGTCATCGAGAAGATCCTGGCCGTCGACGAGGCGCTGGAACCCACGCTGCCGGTGGCCGGCAGCACCGGATACGACGCGCTCCGCCAGGTGGGCGGGGTCTTCGTCGACCCGGCCGGCGAACCGGCGCTGACCGCGCTCGCCGGGTCCGCGGGAGCCGACTATCAGGTAATGCTGGCCGACCTCAAGGTCCGCGCGGCCACCCGAACCCTGGCCAGCGAGCTGGCCAGGCTGCGGCGGGCCGTCGCCGCGGCGGCCGGCACCGATCACCCGCTGCTGCCCGAGGCGATCGCCGCGCTGCTCACCCATGTCGGCGTCTACCGCTGCGACTACCCCGGCCTTTCCGCGACGCTGCCGACCACGTTCGCCGAAACCCAGGCGGCCGCACCGCAACTGGGGCCCGCGCTGCAGGTGCTCGCCGCCGCGCTGGCCCGCGGGGGCGAGCCGGCGACGCGGCTGCAGCAGCTGTGCGGTGCCGTGACCGCCAAGGCCGTCGAGGACTGCCTGTTCTACCGCGACGCCCGGCTGGTCTCGCTCAACGAGGTGGGGGGCGACCCGCGGCGTTTCGGTGTCGGCCTCGCGGAGTTTCACCACAGCGCCGCCACCCGCGCCCGGCGCTGGCCGCACACCATGACAACGCTGACCACCCACGACACCAAGCGCGGCGAGGACGTGCGGGCCCGGATCGGCGTGCTGTCCCAGGTGCCGTCGCTGTGGACCGAGTTCCTCGCCCGCTGGGAGGCCCGGGCCCCCTCCCCCGACCCCGCGACCGGACGGTTCCTGTGGCAGAACATCTTCGGTGTGTGGCCGGTGGGCGGTCAGGTCACCGGCGAGCTGCGCGACCGGCTGCATGCCTACGCCGAAAAGGCCATCCGGGAGGCGGAGTGGCACACCTCGTGGCGCGACCCGGACGCCGCGTTCGAGGGCGCGGTGCACCGCTGGCTGGACACCGTGCTCGACGGCCCGGTCGCCGGCCAGCTGACCGAGCTGGTGGCCCAGCTCAACCCGCACGCCGCGAGCGACGCGCTGGGCCAGAAGCTGCTGGCGCTGACCGTCCCCGGCATACCGGACGTCTACCAGGGCACCGAGCTGTGGGACGACAGCCTGGTGGACCCGGACAACCGCCGCGCCGTCGACTACCCCGCCCGCCGGGCCGCCCTGAAAGAGTTGCAGCACACCAAGATTCGCGTCGTCACCACCGCGCTTCGGGTACGCCGCTCCCATCCGGAGACGTTCCTGCGCGGCGGCTACATCCCGGTGCTCGCCGACGGCGATGCCAGCGACCATGTCGTGGCGTTTCGCCGGGGTGAGGACATCCTGGTCGCGGTGACCCGCTGGACCGTGCGGCTGGCCGACACCGGGTGGGGCAACACCGTGGTGCCGCTGCCCGAGGGCTCCTGGACCGACGCGCTGTCCGGCGCGATGGCGAGCGGGCCGACGTCGGCCGCCGAATTGTTCGCCGACCTGCCCGTGGTGCTGCTGGAGCGCCAGCGTGACTGA
- the treZ gene encoding malto-oligosyltrehalose trehalohydrolase, whose translation MTEFRVWAPTPAQVRLYLDGTDGVAHAMTRSNDGWWHADVAAAPGARYGFLLDDDPTVLPDPRSPRQPDGVHARSQLWDPAAAAWTDDAWRGRSVAGAVIYELHVGTFTAAGTFDSAIEKLDYLVELGIDFVELMPVNSFAGTHGWGYDGVLWYSVHEPYGGPDGLVRFVDACHARGLGVLIDAVFNHLGPSGNYLPRFGPYLSSASNPWGEGINIAGADSDEVRRYIIGCALRWMRDFHADGLRLDAVHALVDTTAIHILEELAAETDWLSMQLGRPLSLVAESDLNDPRLITPRDRGGYGLTAQWADDIHHAIHTAVSGERQGYYADFGSLATLAETLRRGFFHAGTYSSFRRRRHGRPLDTGIIPASRLVAYTCTHDQVGNRALGDRPSQNLAGGQLAVKAALALGSPYTAMLFMGEEWGASTPFQFFSSHPEPELARATAEGRRAEFAEHGWDASKKGDIPDPQDPRTFRRSKLDWGEIDSGEHARLRRLYRDLIVLRRTEPDLADPWLERLTVDYDEAERWIAVQRGRLRIVCNLGAEPVTVPVTGDVVLAWGEPTVGAHGTVLEGHSFAILR comes from the coding sequence GTGACTGAATTCCGGGTCTGGGCGCCCACACCCGCGCAAGTGCGGCTCTACCTAGACGGCACAGACGGCGTCGCGCACGCAATGACGCGCTCGAACGACGGCTGGTGGCACGCGGACGTCGCGGCGGCGCCGGGCGCCCGGTACGGATTTCTGCTCGACGACGACCCCACCGTGCTGCCCGACCCGCGCTCGCCGCGCCAGCCCGACGGGGTGCACGCCCGCTCGCAGCTGTGGGACCCGGCCGCCGCGGCCTGGACCGACGACGCTTGGCGGGGCCGGTCGGTGGCAGGCGCGGTGATCTACGAGCTGCACGTCGGCACCTTCACCGCGGCGGGCACGTTCGACTCGGCCATCGAAAAGCTGGACTATTTGGTCGAACTCGGCATCGACTTCGTCGAGCTGATGCCGGTCAACTCGTTCGCCGGCACCCACGGCTGGGGATACGACGGCGTGCTGTGGTACAGCGTGCACGAGCCCTACGGCGGCCCCGACGGCCTGGTCCGGTTCGTCGACGCCTGCCACGCGCGCGGCCTGGGGGTGCTGATCGACGCGGTGTTCAACCACCTCGGCCCGTCGGGCAACTACCTGCCGCGGTTCGGCCCCTACCTGTCGTCGGCGAGCAACCCGTGGGGCGAGGGCATCAACATCGCCGGCGCCGACTCCGACGAGGTGCGGCGCTACATCATCGGGTGCGCGCTGCGCTGGATGCGCGACTTCCACGCCGACGGCCTGCGCCTGGATGCCGTGCACGCGCTGGTGGATACCACGGCCATCCACATCCTGGAGGAGCTCGCCGCCGAAACCGACTGGTTGTCAATGCAGTTGGGTCGACCCCTGTCGCTGGTCGCCGAGAGCGACCTCAACGATCCCCGGTTGATCACCCCGCGCGATCGGGGCGGCTACGGGCTGACCGCGCAGTGGGCCGACGACATCCATCACGCCATCCACACCGCGGTGTCCGGCGAGCGGCAGGGCTATTACGCCGATTTCGGATCGCTGGCCACGCTCGCCGAGACGCTGCGGCGCGGCTTCTTTCACGCCGGCACCTACTCGTCGTTCCGGCGCCGCCGGCACGGGCGACCGCTGGACACCGGCATAATCCCGGCCAGCAGGCTGGTCGCCTATACCTGCACGCATGACCAGGTCGGCAACCGCGCCCTCGGGGATCGCCCGTCGCAGAACCTGGCCGGCGGCCAGCTCGCGGTCAAGGCCGCCCTTGCGCTCGGATCGCCCTATACCGCAATGCTTTTCATGGGCGAGGAATGGGGGGCGTCGACCCCGTTCCAGTTCTTCAGCTCGCACCCCGAGCCGGAGCTGGCGCGGGCCACCGCGGAGGGGCGCAGGGCCGAGTTCGCCGAGCATGGCTGGGACGCCTCAAAGAAAGGGGACATCCCCGACCCGCAGGACCCGCGCACCTTCCGGCGCTCGAAACTGGATTGGGGCGAGATCGACTCCGGCGAACACGCCCGCCTGCGCCGGCTCTATCGGGACCTGATCGTCCTGCGGCGCACCGAGCCCGACCTGGCCGATCCCTGGCTGGAGCGCCTCACCGTCGACTACGACGAGGCCGAGCGCTGGATCGCCGTTCAGCGCGGCCGGTTGCGCATCGTGTGCAACCTGGGCGCCGAACCGGTGACGGTGCCCGTCACCGGCGACGTGGTGCTGGCGTGGGGCGAGCCGACCGTGGGCGCCCACGGCACCGTGCTGGAGGGCCATTCGTTCGCGATCCTGCGCTGA
- a CDS encoding mismatch-specific DNA-glycosylase: protein MRFTRDELKRFHGKTLPDLMSDHVRLLFVGINPGLRTVAVQAHFAPRGNRFWPALYRAGITDRLIDASSGFAPDDREYLLDRGIGITNLVERATANAAELTADELVKGGQKLHRTIRRFSPRVVAVLGITAYREAFDDRRATAGRQASPYPATELWVVPNPSGRNAHASLPGLAAAYGEVARAAGIPTR from the coding sequence ATCCGGTTCACGCGCGACGAACTGAAACGGTTCCACGGTAAGACCCTGCCGGACCTGATGTCCGACCACGTCCGACTACTGTTCGTGGGAATCAATCCTGGGTTGAGAACCGTTGCGGTTCAGGCTCATTTCGCCCCTCGCGGCAACCGGTTCTGGCCGGCGCTCTACCGCGCGGGCATCACCGATCGTCTGATCGACGCCTCGTCGGGGTTTGCGCCGGACGACCGAGAATACCTGCTGGATCGCGGGATTGGCATCACGAACCTCGTCGAGAGGGCGACCGCGAACGCGGCCGAACTCACGGCGGACGAGCTCGTCAAGGGCGGGCAGAAACTGCACCGAACGATTCGGCGATTCTCGCCCCGGGTCGTCGCCGTCCTGGGGATCACCGCCTACCGCGAAGCCTTCGACGACCGTCGGGCGACGGCGGGCAGGCAGGCGTCGCCGTACCCGGCAACCGAGCTGTGGGTAGTCCCCAATCCGAGCGGCCGCAACGCCCACGCGTCGCTGCCCGGCCTCGCGGCCGCCTACGGCGAAGTCGCCCGCGCCGCGGGCATCCCTACACGCTAG
- a CDS encoding aminotransferase class I/II-fold pyridoxal phosphate-dependent enzyme, with amino-acid sequence MPVQSSIAGTGAESIAANVEEAISRGALAPGDALPPIRDLAGQLGVNANTVAAAYRLLRDRGAVETGGRRGTRVRHRPATTPRSLLGLDVPAGVRDLSTGNPDPALLPIAGARLVPARATPLLYGEPAMTPELVEHTRSALAGEGIPAEHLAVTSGALDGIERVLTAHLRPGDRVAVEDPGWANLLDLLAALGLSAEPVRVDDDGPLAADLARALDRGVRAVVITNRAQNPTGAALSADRAEALRALLVGHEVLLVEDDHCAGIAGVPLHALAGATGHWAFVRSASKAYGPDLRVAVLAGDRRTVERVRGRLRLGPGWVSHLLQGLAVGLWSDGAATRRVVEAEGRYTNNRTGLRAALGKRGVAAHGRSGLNVWVPVPDETVAITRLIGAGWAAAPGSRFRIRTAPGMRVTVADLSADEIDPLADAIADAVRGTGRSSV; translated from the coding sequence ATGCCAGTACAAAGCAGCATAGCGGGAACGGGCGCCGAGTCCATAGCCGCCAACGTCGAAGAGGCCATCTCCCGCGGCGCCCTGGCGCCCGGCGACGCGCTGCCGCCGATCCGCGACTTGGCCGGCCAGCTCGGCGTGAACGCCAACACCGTGGCCGCGGCGTACCGCCTGCTGCGCGATCGCGGGGCCGTCGAGACCGGCGGGCGGCGCGGCACCCGGGTGCGGCACCGCCCGGCGACCACCCCCCGCTCGCTGCTGGGACTCGACGTCCCCGCGGGCGTGCGCGACCTGTCGACCGGCAACCCGGATCCGGCCCTGTTGCCCATCGCGGGGGCGCGGTTGGTGCCAGCCCGCGCGACCCCGTTGCTGTACGGGGAGCCGGCGATGACGCCCGAGCTGGTCGAGCACACCCGTTCCGCGCTGGCGGGGGAGGGCATTCCGGCCGAACACCTGGCCGTCACCAGCGGTGCGCTGGACGGCATCGAGCGTGTACTCACCGCGCACCTGCGTCCGGGTGACCGGGTGGCCGTCGAGGACCCCGGCTGGGCGAACCTGCTCGATCTCCTTGCTGCGCTTGGCCTTTCGGCCGAGCCGGTGCGGGTCGACGACGACGGCCCGCTGGCCGCCGACCTGGCTCGGGCGCTGGATCGCGGGGTGCGGGCGGTGGTGATCACCAATCGCGCGCAAAACCCGACCGGCGCGGCGCTGTCCGCGGACCGTGCGGAAGCGCTGCGCGCCTTGCTGGTTGGCCACGAGGTGTTGCTCGTCGAGGACGACCACTGCGCGGGCATCGCGGGCGTGCCGCTGCACGCGCTGGCCGGGGCGACCGGCCACTGGGCGTTCGTGCGGTCGGCGTCCAAGGCCTACGGACCCGACCTGCGCGTCGCCGTGCTCGCCGGGGATCGCCGCACCGTCGAGCGCGTGCGCGGGCGGCTGCGGCTCGGGCCGGGCTGGGTGAGCCACCTCCTGCAGGGCCTCGCGGTCGGCTTGTGGTCGGACGGGGCGGCCACGCGCCGCGTCGTCGAGGCCGAGGGGCGATACACCAACAACCGCACGGGGTTACGCGCCGCGCTGGGGAAGCGCGGCGTTGCCGCCCACGGCCGGTCCGGGCTCAACGTGTGGGTTCCGGTGCCCGACGAGACGGTCGCGATCACCCGGCTGATCGGCGCGGGCTGGGCCGCGGCGCCGGGCTCCCGGTTCCGGATCCGCACGGCGCCGGGCATGCGCGTCACGGTCGCCGACTTGAGTGCCGACGAGATCGATCCCCTCGCCGACGCCATCGCCGACGCCGTGCGCGGGACCGGGCGTTCTAGCGTGTAG
- a CDS encoding pyridoxamine 5'-phosphate oxidase family protein, translating into MTAYRPTPRTTPTRYRERARYDRKTVHDILDEALVCHLGYLGAGGPVVLPTTHARHGETLYLHGSTGGGPMLAARAAKASGSGLPVCVTATLVDALVLARAAMHHSVNFRSVVVRGDARVVDDPAEKSRALRCLLDHIRPGRAADCRAPNERELAATGVLALDLVEVSAKVRTGAPVDDPEDVALPHWAGVVPLSLTAGTPVPAVDLDPATPVPSYLHP; encoded by the coding sequence ATGACCGCATACCGCCCCACCCCGCGAACGACGCCCACCCGCTACCGGGAACGCGCCCGCTACGACCGCAAGACGGTTCACGACATCCTGGACGAGGCCCTGGTCTGTCACCTGGGCTACCTCGGCGCCGGTGGGCCGGTGGTGTTGCCGACGACGCACGCCCGCCACGGCGAAACCCTCTACCTGCACGGTTCCACCGGCGGCGGCCCGATGCTGGCCGCCAGGGCGGCCAAAGCATCGGGGTCGGGCCTGCCCGTCTGCGTCACCGCGACCCTGGTGGACGCCCTGGTGCTGGCCCGGGCGGCCATGCACCATTCGGTGAACTTCCGCTCGGTCGTCGTGCGCGGTGACGCGCGCGTGGTCGACGACCCCGCGGAGAAATCGCGGGCCCTGCGCTGCCTGCTGGATCACATCCGGCCGGGGCGCGCCGCCGACTGCCGGGCCCCGAATGAACGCGAACTCGCCGCGACCGGGGTGCTCGCCCTCGATCTCGTCGAGGTCTCCGCGAAGGTGCGCACCGGCGCGCCCGTCGACGACCCGGAGGACGTCGCGCTGCCGCACTGGGCGGGCGTCGTGCCGCTGAGCCTGACGGCCGGGACTCCCGTCCCGGCCGTCGACCTCGACCCCGCCACCCCGGTGCCGAGCTACCTCCACCCGTGA
- the ilvA gene encoding threonine ammonia-lyase → MSADLSQSPSAPGTQPLCAADIDAAARRIAPVVTPTPLQLSDRLSAIAGARVYLKREDLQVVRSYKLRGAYNLLVQLSDAELAAGVVCSSAGNHAQGFAFACRTLGVHGRVYVPAKTPKQKRDRIRYHGGDFIELIVGGSTYDLAAEAALADVERTGATLVPPYDDLRTIAGQGTVAVELLAQLDAEPDLVVVPVGGGGCIAGITTYLAERTSNTAVLGVEPAGAAAMMAALAAGGPVTLDDVDQFVDGAAVRRAGTLTYAALAAAGDMVSITAVDEGAVCTAMLDLYQNEGIVAEPAGALSVAGLLEADIEPGSTVVCLISGGNNDVSRYGEVLERSLVHLGLKHYFLVDFPQEPGALRRFLDDVLGPNDDITLFEYVKRNNRDTGEALVGIELGSAADLDGLLARMRATDIHVEALEPGSPAYRYLL, encoded by the coding sequence GTGTCCGCTGACCTGAGCCAGAGCCCGAGCGCCCCGGGGACTCAGCCGTTGTGCGCGGCTGACATCGACGCCGCGGCGCGGCGGATCGCGCCGGTGGTCACGCCCACGCCGTTGCAGCTGAGCGATCGGCTGTCGGCGATCGCGGGCGCGCGGGTCTACCTCAAGCGCGAGGACCTGCAGGTGGTGCGCTCGTACAAGCTGCGCGGCGCCTACAACCTGCTGGTGCAGCTGTCCGACGCGGAGCTGGCCGCGGGCGTCGTGTGTTCGTCGGCCGGCAACCACGCGCAGGGCTTCGCCTTCGCGTGCCGGACGCTGGGCGTGCACGGCCGCGTGTATGTGCCCGCCAAGACGCCCAAGCAAAAGCGCGACCGGATCCGCTACCACGGCGGGGATTTCATCGAGCTGATCGTGGGGGGGTCGACCTACGACCTGGCCGCCGAGGCGGCGTTGGCCGACGTCGAACGCACCGGCGCCACGCTCGTGCCGCCGTACGACGACCTGCGCACCATCGCCGGCCAGGGCACCGTCGCCGTGGAGCTGCTCGCTCAGCTCGACGCGGAGCCCGACCTGGTGGTGGTCCCGGTGGGCGGCGGCGGCTGCATCGCGGGCATCACCACCTACCTGGCCGAGCGGACGTCGAACACGGCGGTGCTGGGCGTCGAGCCGGCCGGCGCCGCGGCGATGATGGCCGCGCTGGCCGCCGGCGGGCCGGTCACGCTGGATGACGTCGACCAGTTCGTCGACGGCGCCGCGGTGCGGCGGGCCGGGACGCTGACCTATGCGGCGCTGGCCGCCGCCGGCGACATGGTGTCGATCACCGCGGTCGACGAGGGCGCCGTGTGCACCGCGATGCTGGACCTGTATCAGAACGAGGGCATCGTCGCCGAGCCGGCGGGCGCCCTGTCGGTGGCGGGCCTCCTGGAGGCCGACATCGAGCCCGGGTCCACGGTGGTGTGCCTCATCTCGGGCGGCAACAACGACGTGTCGCGCTACGGCGAGGTGCTGGAGCGCTCGCTGGTCCACCTCGGCCTCAAGCACTACTTCCTGGTGGACTTTCCGCAGGAGCCGGGCGCGCTGCGGCGGTTCCTCGACGACGTGCTCGGGCCCAACGACGACATCACCCTGTTCGAGTACGTCAAGCGCAACAACCGCGACACCGGTGAGGCGCTGGTCGGTATCGAGTTGGGTTCGGCCGCGGACCTGGATGGCCTGCTGGCGCGGATGCGGGCCACCGACATCCATGTCGAGGCCCTCGAGCCCGGTTCGCCGGCCTACCGTTATCTGTTGTAG
- a CDS encoding nitroreductase family deazaflavin-dependent oxidoreductase: MPLSGEYAPSPLDWSREQADKYAESGGAEAADMKGKPIILLTTVGARTGKLRKTPLMRVEHDGEYAIVASLGGAPKNPVWYHNVTANPRVELQDGAVTRDYEAREVFGDEKAAWWERAVEAWPDYAEYQKKTERQIPVFVLTPVS; this comes from the coding sequence ATGCCGCTTTCAGGTGAATACGCACCCAGCCCGCTGGATTGGTCCCGTGAACAGGCCGACAAGTACGCCGAATCGGGAGGCGCCGAAGCCGCGGACATGAAGGGCAAGCCGATCATCCTGCTGACCACCGTCGGGGCCAGGACCGGCAAGCTCCGCAAGACCCCGCTGATGCGCGTCGAGCACGACGGCGAGTACGCGATCGTCGCCTCGCTCGGCGGCGCGCCGAAGAACCCGGTCTGGTACCACAACGTCACGGCGAACCCCCGCGTCGAGCTGCAGGACGGCGCCGTCACGCGCGACTACGAGGCACGCGAGGTGTTCGGCGACGAGAAGGCCGCCTGGTGGGAGCGCGCCGTCGAGGCCTGGCCCGACTACGCCGAATACCAGAAAAAGACCGAACGCCAGATCCCGGTGTTCGTGTTGACACCGGTGAGCTGA